The DNA region TGTACTTCCTATGTATTAAAAAGGAGATACAAAAAATTAATGCACCCCTCCTGTCATACAGTAGGGGTGCATTATTTAATCCAAACTCTCGGTAATCGATTTCATTTGTTCATAAGTTATTGAACCTAATACCTGTTGTTGCATTATGCCATTGGAATCAATAAAGAAAGTAGTTGGTAATGTCACTACGTGATACATATCAGTATTGACAATTCCTTCTTCATCCAAAAGGATTGGAAACGTTAACTCATACTCATTAACAAAATCTTGAACATCTGAAGCTCTTATTTCAGTTTGAGTTGCATTGACCGCAAGCACAATTACATCATTGTCCTTATTTTCCTCGTAAAATTTCTGCATCTCTGGCATTTCTTCCTTACATGGAGGACACCATGTTGCCCAAAAGTTCAAGATGACCTTTGTACCCTTTAACTCCTGTAATGAAACCTGTTCCCCTTGTAAGTTAGTAAGAGAAAATAATGGTGCAACTCCACCCTTTGTGAGAACCATATCAGATGCGGCTTGTGCTGGAAATGGCTCAGCTTCCTTAGAATCAAGGTAAGATGTTATTACGCCATACACAACTAACCCGATAATAAAAATTGAAGCAATAATTCTCGTCACGTTTCATACCTCCTGTAATTATATCTTACTAATATGCTTATTAAAATAGCAACTATCTTGTAAAAAGTATGTATACAAAGATAACTATTTTGTTTCCTATCAACAATTTTTAAAAGAACTAGGAAAAATTACACTTAATTACTCATTTGAATAGCATTTCATTATGCAGAAAATATGCAGATATAAAGACACTTCTTTAAATTTATTACTGGAAATGAAGATAATTATTTGTTTTATATAATCCTAGTTATTAATATGCAAGTAAACTACTACATTTCAATAGCATACTCATTTTTTAAATTGTATTCAACTCTTTGTAATTTAATCACGCTAATTAAAGTGATTATGTTAATTTTACGAAATGATATAGTACAGAATGATTCAGATAAATGAAAGACAATAAAGACAGTGCTAAGGGCACTGTCTTTATTGTCAAACTTATATTAATTTGATAATTTTTCACGAAGAACCATTTGTAAGATACCACCATGACGGTAGTAATCAAGCTCAACTTCACTATCAAATCGAGCAATAACTTCAAATTCTTTCGTATTGCCAGCTTCATCAGTCGCACGAACTGTTACAAGGTCACGTGGTTTAACATTTTCATCAATTTGAACTTCGATGACTTCTTTACCTGTTAAGCCTAGTGATTCATGGCTATCTCCCTCTTTAAATTGTAGTGGAAGTACACCCATTAGAACTAAGTTACTGCGGTGAATACGCTCATAGCTTTCTGCGATAACTGTTTTAATTCCAAGAAGGTTCGTACCTTTTGCTGCCCAGTCACGTGATGAACCCATACCATAGTCTTTTCCTGCAAGAACAACTAGACCTGTATTTGATTCTTTATATTTCATTGCAGCATCATAAATGTACATTACTTCTTCAGTTGGCCAATAAGTTGTCCAACCACCTTCAGTTCCTGGAGCTACTTGGTTACGAATACGAATATTCGCGAACGTTCCACGTGTCATTACACGGTCATTACCACGACGTGAACCGTAAGAGTTAAAGTCACGAGGACTTACTCCATTCGCTTGTAGATATTGACCTGCTGGTGTATCCTTACCAATCGCACCTGCTGGTGAAATATGATCTGTTGTTACAGTGTCACCAAATTTACCAATTACGCGTAAATCGCTAAGAGGTTTAATTTCTTCAGGGTCTTTTGAAAGACCTACAAAGAATGGTGGGTTTTGAATATAAGTTGAATCATCATTCCATGTATATAATGGCTCTTCCGTTGTATCAATCTCATTCCAACGTGAATTGCTGTTAAATACGTCATCATATTCTTTACGGAACAATTCAGGCGTAACTGTTTCCTCAACAACTTTCTGAACTTCCTCTTGAGAAGGCCAAATGTCATTAAAGAATACGTCATTTCCATTGTTATCTTTACCAATTGGATCGTTATTTAGATCAATATCCACTGTACCAGCAAGTGCATATGCAACAACTAACGGCGGAGATGCCAAATAGTTTGCTTTTACAAGCGGATGGATGCGACCCTCAAAGTTACGGTTACCTGAAAGAACAGAAGTGACAGTAAGATCGTTTTCAGCAACTGCTTTTTCAATTTCTTCTTTCAAAGGACCAGAGTTACCAATACAAGTTGTACAGCCATAACCAACAATGTTAAAGCCAAGCTGTTCAAGATATGGTAACAGACCTGAATTTTCAAGATAACCTGTTACAACCTTTGAACCAGGTGCTAGAGAGGTTTTTACAAACTCTGGAACTTGAAGTCCTTTTTCAGTTGCTTTCTTCGCTACAAGACCCGCACCTACTAATACGTATGGATTAGAAGTATTTGTACAGCTCGTAATAGCAGCAATTGCAATCGAACCAGTGTTCATAGTTGTTTCCGTTCCATCTTTCAATGTAACAGTTACTTCTTTATCGAACTCACTTTTATCTAAACCAAGTCCTTGAGTACCAGCTGGAGCTGTTACTGCTTCATGGAACTTATTCTGCATTTTAGATAATGGAATCAAATCTTGTGGACGTTTCGGTCCTGATAAGTTTGGCTCGATTTCGTCTAAGTTAATTTCTACGATGTCTGTATATGTTGGATCTGGTGTTTCACCAGCAATATAGAACATATTATTTGCACGACAGTATGCTTCAACTAAGTTTACTTGTTCTTCTGAACGACCAGTTAAACGCATGTAGTTAAGTGCTTCTACATCAACAGGGAAGAAACCACATGTTGCTCCATACTCAGGTGCCATGTTAGAAATTGTCGCACGATCAGCAAGTGGCATTTCAGCAAGACCTGGACCGAAGAATTCGACAAACTTACCTACTACTTTCTTTTCACGAAGTACTTGTGTTACCTTCAACGCTACATCTGTTGCTGTAGCACCTTTAGGAATTGCACCAGTGAACTTCACACCAATTACTTCTGGTACTGGGAAGTATGAAGGTTGACCAAGCATACCTGCTTCTGCTTCAATACCACCTACACCCCATCCAAGTACACCGATACCATTAATCATCGTAGTATGTGAATCTGTACCTACTAGTGAATCAGGGAATGCTTCAAATCCATTGTCACCTTCAACACCTTGTACAACGTTAGCAAGATACTCTAAGTTTACTTGGTGAACGATACCTGTTGCTGGTGGTACAGCACGATAATTATCAAATGATTTTTGTGCCCAATTCAAGAACTGATAACGCTCTTGATTTCTCTCAAATTCTAAGTTCATGTTAAATTCAAGAGAATCGTCCGTTCCATACTTGTCTACTTGTACTGAGTGGTCAATTACAAGGTCAACAGGGATCTCAGGGTTAATTTTGTCTGGATCTCCACCCATATCAGCCATTGCTTTACGAAGTGAAGCAAGGTCAACAACTGCAGGAACTCCTGTGAAATCTTGTAAAATTACACGAGAAGGCTTAAATGGTACATCGATAGATTTTTGCTTATCTGTACCCCAGTTAGCCAAATTTTCGACATGTTCTTTCGTAATAACTCTACCATCTTGCTGTCGAAGAACTGATTCAAGCAGAACACGAACTGAATATGGTAATCGAGATGTGTCCGATACGTTATCAAGTGCTTTTAAATTGTAATAATTGTACGTTTTACCGTTTACTTCAAATGATTGACGTGCATTAAAAATATCATTTGACATATGTATTACCCCCTCGAATCTTATCAAAAATAAGTTTACATTTTGTAAAAATTACTGAAAAAATGAACTTTCTGTTACATTGTAAAACATCTTATCATATAAGTAAATAACAACTAAGTTATCAAAATATATAAGATTGGCTTATGAAAGCACTTTTATTCAAATATTTAAGAAATGTATAATTATTTGTTGCTTACCGACATTATAAATGGAGGTGAGCTTTAAATGGCAAAACGTAAAGCCAATCATATTCGTCCTGGGATGAATGCATCAAAAGCACAAGGCCAAGGCGCAGGATATAATGAAGAGTTTGCTAATGAACCATTAACTGCTGAACAAAAACAAAACAATAAAAAACGTAAAAAAAATCAATGATCAAAAATAAAACCCGCATTAATTAGCGGGTTTTATTCTTGATTCACTTGTTGAACAATATTTTTAAGATCGTGTTGAAATTGTTGTAGTTGACTATATTGATGCTCAGAAGCCGTTTCGAGTGCATTATTAATTTGCTCAAATGCCTCATTTACCTCTTGCTTTAAATGTTTAAGTTGTGAACCATAATCAGCTCGCTCAACGACAATACTTTCATAAGCATCCTTCGCTTGGTCTACTCCTTGTTGAGCAGCTTGAAATGCCTGTTGCTTATTTTTATTATACGGCAAATTCAACACTCCTTTTCTAATGTACATAGTATATCGTTTCCTTCTAAGACTATTTCATACGCATAAAACGTGTTGGAACACACAAATTATAGCTGTGTTCAAAAAAGGAGGGAATTAGAATGGAACGAAATACTGGAAAAGACATTCGCAAAAACGCACATAACGGTGAAACATCAGGTCAGCCTGAACCATTAAGTGGTTCGAAAAAGGTGAAAAACCAGAACCATTCACGACAAAAGAAACATTCAAGTCATGATTTATAAGCAGACTCAATTTCTATCAGTGAGCGAACGATGAGTTGCAGTTCAGACGGGTCAATCGTTCGAAAATCTAAATATATATGATCATTTTTAATGCGGCAGACAATGCTTGGTGTACCGTGACGGAGCTTAACACTAAGATCTTGAGCACTAAAATAGTAGTTATTCATTTTTACAAGCGATGTTTGTAACTCTACACCAGGCATTGTACCTCCGCCAACTTGTGATGTTCCTTCAACAATATCGATAGAATAATCAGATGTTTTCTCTTTAACCATACATTCAAAGTCTAACGCAACTTTGTTAATTTCTTTTTGCGTTTTAAGTAAATCTCGAACGACTGGTAACTGTTTGATTTCGTTTTCATTTTTTAAGTATGGTTGAAGTGTCGCTTCTAAAGCAGCAAGTGTCATTTTATCAACACGTAATACACGTGCAAGTTGATGTTTTTTTAATTTATCTATTATTTGTTTTCTTCCTGCTATAATACCAGCTTGTGGACCACCTAATAGTTTATCTCCACTAAACGATACGAGATCGATTCCTCCTGCTAATACATCTTTAACGTGTGGTTCATCTCCAATTCCATAATTAGAATAATTGAAGAGTGCTCCACTTCCTAAGTCTTCGTATACAATTAAATGAGGGAACATTTCTTTAATTGACACTAATTCATCAGATTCAACCGACTTTGTGAATCCGATTGTTTTAAAATTACTCGTATGTACCTTCATTAACATAGCTGTTTGCTCATTTATTGCTTGCTCATAATCAAATAAATGAGTCTTGTTCGTCGTACCAACCTCGACAAGCTTTGCTCCGCTCTCCTCCATTATAGATGACACTCGAAACGATCCACCGATTTCAACTAACTCTCCCCGTGAAACGACCACTTCTTTTTCATTAGCAAGTGCTTTTAAAATCAAATAAACAGCAGCAGCATTGTTATTCACAACCATAGCACTCTCGGCTCCAGTTACTT from Bacillus solimangrovi includes:
- a CDS encoding small acid-soluble spore protein P; the encoded protein is MERNTGKDIRKNAHNGETSGQPEPLSGSKKVKNQNHSRQKKHSSHDL
- the selA gene encoding L-seryl-tRNA(Sec) selenium transferase — its product is MKQYLRNIPAVHELQKDRRFQTIIEETGLKIDQLTKWLSKSVSHIRQQMIKGEWNGEVSNLTNDIFEHLREIINQQSTFHLQRVINGTGTVLHTNLGRAKLSKAAIEHVIETAENYSNLEFDLLRGKRGSRHDVVEGIICEVTGAESAMVVNNNAAAVYLILKALANEKEVVVSRGELVEIGGSFRVSSIMEESGAKLVEVGTTNKTHLFDYEQAINEQTAMLMKVHTSNFKTIGFTKSVESDELVSIKEMFPHLIVYEDLGSGALFNYSNYGIGDEPHVKDVLAGGIDLVSFSGDKLLGGPQAGIIAGRKQIIDKLKKHQLARVLRVDKMTLAALEATLQPYLKNENEIKQLPVVRDLLKTQKEINKVALDFECMVKEKTSDYSIDIVEGTSQVGGGTMPGVELQTSLVKMNNYYFSAQDLSVKLRHGTPSIVCRIKNDHIYLDFRTIDPSELQLIVRSLIEIESAYKS
- a CDS encoding TlpA disulfide reductase family protein, with protein sequence MTRIIASIFIIGLVVYGVITSYLDSKEAEPFPAQAASDMVLTKGGVAPLFSLTNLQGEQVSLQELKGTKVILNFWATWCPPCKEEMPEMQKFYEENKDNDVIVLAVNATQTEIRASDVQDFVNEYELTFPILLDEEGIVNTDMYHVVTLPTTFFIDSNGIMQQQVLGSITYEQMKSITESLD
- the sspO gene encoding small acid-soluble spore protein O gives rise to the protein MAKRKANHIRPGMNASKAQGQGAGYNEEFANEPLTAEQKQNNKKRKKNQ
- the acnA gene encoding aconitate hydratase AcnA codes for the protein MSNDIFNARQSFEVNGKTYNYYNLKALDNVSDTSRLPYSVRVLLESVLRQQDGRVITKEHVENLANWGTDKQKSIDVPFKPSRVILQDFTGVPAVVDLASLRKAMADMGGDPDKINPEIPVDLVIDHSVQVDKYGTDDSLEFNMNLEFERNQERYQFLNWAQKSFDNYRAVPPATGIVHQVNLEYLANVVQGVEGDNGFEAFPDSLVGTDSHTTMINGIGVLGWGVGGIEAEAGMLGQPSYFPVPEVIGVKFTGAIPKGATATDVALKVTQVLREKKVVGKFVEFFGPGLAEMPLADRATISNMAPEYGATCGFFPVDVEALNYMRLTGRSEEQVNLVEAYCRANNMFYIAGETPDPTYTDIVEINLDEIEPNLSGPKRPQDLIPLSKMQNKFHEAVTAPAGTQGLGLDKSEFDKEVTVTLKDGTETTMNTGSIAIAAITSCTNTSNPYVLVGAGLVAKKATEKGLQVPEFVKTSLAPGSKVVTGYLENSGLLPYLEQLGFNIVGYGCTTCIGNSGPLKEEIEKAVAENDLTVTSVLSGNRNFEGRIHPLVKANYLASPPLVVAYALAGTVDIDLNNDPIGKDNNGNDVFFNDIWPSQEEVQKVVEETVTPELFRKEYDDVFNSNSRWNEIDTTEEPLYTWNDDSTYIQNPPFFVGLSKDPEEIKPLSDLRVIGKFGDTVTTDHISPAGAIGKDTPAGQYLQANGVSPRDFNSYGSRRGNDRVMTRGTFANIRIRNQVAPGTEGGWTTYWPTEEVMYIYDAAMKYKESNTGLVVLAGKDYGMGSSRDWAAKGTNLLGIKTVIAESYERIHRSNLVLMGVLPLQFKEGDSHESLGLTGKEVIEVQIDENVKPRDLVTVRATDEAGNTKEFEVIARFDSEVELDYYRHGGILQMVLREKLSN